A genome region from Perca fluviatilis chromosome 20, GENO_Pfluv_1.0, whole genome shotgun sequence includes the following:
- the jdp2a gene encoding jun dimerization protein 2 isoform X1 — translation MQRFPLFKIYSRPSADQKKGHLLHLGSKSAVVTTESDAMPGQIPDPSVTAGSLPSLGPLAGISATTLTDKLKFRDFQEFGTMLSPLHFLDSLGKRPLVIKAERDEEDDRRKRRREKNKVAAARCRNKKKERTDYLQKESERLEMLNSDLKAQIEELKLERQQLILMLNRHRPTCIVRTDSIKTPESEANPLLQQLEAK, via the exons ATgcaacgatttccactttttaaaATCTACTCTCGACCCTCGGCTGACCAGAAGAAAGGACATTTGTTGCACCTGGGATCAAAGTCAG CTGTGGTCACGACCGAGTCTGACGCGATGCCAGGACAAATCCCAGATCCCTCTGTGACAGCAGGCTCCCTGCCCAGCCTGGGCCCACTGGCTGGGATCTCAGCCACCACCCTGACTGACAAGCTCAAATTTAGGGACTTCCAGGAGTTCGGTACAATGCTGTCACCTCTGCACTTCCTGGACAGTCTGGGGAAGAGGCCCCTAGTGATCAAAGCAGAG AGAGATGAAGAGGACGACAGGAGGAAACGAAGGcgagagaaaaacaaagtggcTGCAGCTCGATGtcgaaacaaaaagaaagagagaacagATTATCTACAAAAG GAATCAGAGAGACTAGAGATGTTAAACTCTGACCTTAAAGCCCAGATTGAGGAGCTGAAGCTGGAACGACAGCAACTGATCCTCATGCTTAACCGACACCGCCCCACCTGTATTGTCAGGACGGACAGCATCAAAACCCCGGAGAGCGAGGCCAACCCTCTGCTGCAGCAACTGGAGGCCAAGTGA
- the fosaa gene encoding proto-oncogene c-Fos, which yields MDSIPPTCRTESPVGTLFQKTPEEASSPASSLESNAKELCRDMSVEDAPFVPTVTAISSTPDFQWMVQPTIITSVSPSLGSKQANEPQSSHQATPKVGGNKGKNAVRKGKTEQLSPEEEEKKRIRRERNKMAAAKCRNRRRELTDTLQTETDKLEEEKAALETEIANLLKEKERLEFILATHKPGCQMSEELESIFQEPTGSPGLPLSPDEDRLPEDGTQEAPSLQEMDIPSDPSTAISGNSNILLCASAEINICDLESSLDIKEGLLENMLPSLEERTPMETARSVPDIDLSSSLGVSDWETLYKSVSSDLEPLSTPVVTSTPTCSSYLSVFTFACPELDSLTEGLDSHKGGGGKTESVDLLNSPTLLAL from the exons ATGGATTCAATTCCCCCCACCTGCCGGACAGAGTCTCCTGTCGGGACACTCTTCCAGAAGACGCCAGAAGAGGCGAGCTCTCCAGCTTCCTCCTTAGAGAGTAATGCAAAG GAGCTCTGCCGAGACATGAGTGTTGAAGACGCTCCATTTGTTCCAACAGTCACTGCAATTTCCTCTACCCCAGATTTCCAGTGGATGGTCCAGCCTACGATTATTACATCTGTCTCCCCGTCTCTGGGTAGCAAGCAAGCCAATGAACCACAAAGCTCTCACCAGGCAACACCCAAAGTGGGCGGGAACAAGGGCAAAAATGCTGTCAGAAAGGGGAAAACAGAGCAG CTGTctccagaggaggaagagaaaaagaggataAGGAGGGAGAGGAATAAAATGGCTGCAGCAAAGTGTCGCAACAGACGGAGGGAACTTACTGATACACTGCAAACT GAGACCGATAAGCTGGAGGAGGAAAAAGCAGCCCTGGAGACGGAAATAGCCAACCTCCTCAAAGAGAAAGAACGACTTGAATTTATCCTCGCCACACATAAACCGGGGTGCCAAATGTCAGAAGAGTTGGAGTCTATTTTCCAGGAGCCCACGGGGTCCCCGGGGCTACCGCTAAGTCCAGACGAGGACAGACTTCCAGAGGATGGCACACAGGAAGCTCCTTCGCTCCAGGAGATGGACATCCCCAGTGATCCGTCCACAgccatctctgggaactccaaTATCTTGCTGTGTGCCAGTGCTGAAATCAACATCTGCGATCTTGAGTCCTCTCTGGACATTAAAGAGGGGCTGCTGGAAAATATGTTACCCAGTTTGGAGGAGAGAACCCCCATGGAGACAGCGCGATCCGTGCCTGACATAGATCTCAGCAGTTCTCTTGGGGTCTCGGACTGGGAGACCCTGTACAAGTCTGTTTCCAGCGACCTGGAGCCTCTCAGCACTCCTGTGGTGACCTCCACCCCCACCTGTAGCAGCTACCTGTCTGTGTTCACATTTGCGTGTCCCGAGCTAGACTCTCTCACAGAGGGACTGGACAGTCATAAAGGTGGAGGGGGCAAAACAGAATCTGTTGATCTCCTCAACTCTCCAACTCTCCTAGCCTTATAA
- the jdp2a gene encoding jun dimerization protein 2 isoform X2, with product MPGQIPDPSVTAGSLPSLGPLAGISATTLTDKLKFRDFQEFGTMLSPLHFLDSLGKRPLVIKAERDEEDDRRKRRREKNKVAAARCRNKKKERTDYLQKESERLEMLNSDLKAQIEELKLERQQLILMLNRHRPTCIVRTDSIKTPESEANPLLQQLEAK from the exons ATGCCAGGACAAATCCCAGATCCCTCTGTGACAGCAGGCTCCCTGCCCAGCCTGGGCCCACTGGCTGGGATCTCAGCCACCACCCTGACTGACAAGCTCAAATTTAGGGACTTCCAGGAGTTCGGTACAATGCTGTCACCTCTGCACTTCCTGGACAGTCTGGGGAAGAGGCCCCTAGTGATCAAAGCAGAG AGAGATGAAGAGGACGACAGGAGGAAACGAAGGcgagagaaaaacaaagtggcTGCAGCTCGATGtcgaaacaaaaagaaagagagaacagATTATCTACAAAAG GAATCAGAGAGACTAGAGATGTTAAACTCTGACCTTAAAGCCCAGATTGAGGAGCTGAAGCTGGAACGACAGCAACTGATCCTCATGCTTAACCGACACCGCCCCACCTGTATTGTCAGGACGGACAGCATCAAAACCCCGGAGAGCGAGGCCAACCCTCTGCTGCAGCAACTGGAGGCCAAGTGA